In Miscanthus floridulus cultivar M001 chromosome 19, ASM1932011v1, whole genome shotgun sequence, the DNA window ATATTTCTCAGCCCACCATTCAGTGAGTGCCACCTGAGACAGATATTCCATTAGCATAATAATATCTCAATTTCATACAGAATTGGGCAGAGAATGCATAGTTCAATCTGGACAGACCTGAACTCTTTTGTTTCGAGCATATTGTTGTGTCCCATCGAAGGTGCCTTCGGTGAACTGAGGTTTTTAAGCAATGAGAGATGATGAGATTAAGCATAATGGAAATGAGATAAGACTAAGAGCCTGACATGGGGAAAAAATGAGAGGCGTGATGATTGACAATATCATATGGGAGTGAAAAGGAGTACATTCAAATCCTAGTTCACTTTCCGTAACAAACaaaaactgacaaattccacccTTTCTTCCCTTAACAGTTCCAATGATATAAAGGAAAGTGGCTTTTGTAATAAACCCTTCACAAGTCACAACCTACAGAACAAGTGTACTTTCAATGATACAAGTGTAAAACAATCCAAAATCTGGAAGCTCTAACAAGTAAGGAATTGCACAACATCCAATGCAAATTGATGTCTTGATTTGCAGATCTGTTCACTGCTATTTCATTAGTTTGCCAGGTTTGCAAACTTCGCCTCGAATGAACCCTCATGGCATGTTTCATCACAAactttaaaaagaaaaaaaaaacagggctTTCTTGCTCCGCTTCATGAACTATGGTTCATCTCTTCAGACTACAGGCTAATATAATGTAAACGAAGGCAAATGAAGGCACATAGAAAAGAATTACCTGTAAGTCCTTGTTCAGTGGCTCGGTGTACATGCCTCCTGATGCAACTGTGATGACACGAGCATCTGGTGCTGCTTTCTCCAATAACGGCATAACTAGCTCTGTTAAAGTGTATGTCGCAGCTACATTGACAGCAAAATTGAGCTCCAATCTGTTCcaaaaagggaaaagaaaaggGCAAGTATATGATTTTAGTTTTAAAATTATTCATATGATGTATAAACTAATAGGCTGTTCACAAATAAACCAACATATCGCTTACCCTTCTGCTGTAGTCTCACGCTTGTGCTCTAGTAAGCCAGCATTGTTTACCTAGATGGCAAAATAGTAGTTTTATTCCAACATTTGGTTCATCTAATTTAGAGAAACTTCAAAGCATTGACATAAAAACAAAAAACAGCTGGGATAGAAGCAAAACTGCAGTGTGTTTGAAACAGCATACTCACCAAGACATGGAGTGGTTTATCCATTGAAGTGAACTTTGTTGCAAACGATTTTACTTCATTGATAGATGAAAGGTCACAAATCTGCCACATGATAGTAGTGTTGAGTCTTATTTTCTCATGAAGAACAGTTCAACCTTCCAAACATGTAGGAGAATCAGCGAGCATCATACCTCCAGATGAATATTTGCATTTCCagttttggatcttatttggtTGAGAGCAGCCTCCCCTCTCTCCTTGTTACGACAGAGCATATAGACAGTAGCACCACTGGAAGAATACAAACCAATATTTTTTTATAGGGAACCACATAATGAAATCAGTAGATTGACCATTTCTTTTCCAGAACAAATCATCACTTTAAACAAGGAATAGATCCATACTGTGAAGCCAAACCCTCAGCTGTAGCAAAACCAATG includes these proteins:
- the LOC136528726 gene encoding uncharacterized protein isoform X2, with translation MQIRLDGKNCLVTGANSGIGFATAEGLASHGATVYMLCRNKERGEAALNQIRSKTGNANIHLEICDLSSINEVKSFATKFTSMDKPLHVLVNNAGLLEHKRETTAEGLELNFAVNVAATYTLTELVMPLLEKAAPDARVITVASGGMYTEPLNKDLQFTEGTFDGTQQYARNKRVQVALTEWWAEKYGDKGVGFYSMHPGWADTPGVAKSLPGLSEKLSGNLRTNDEGADTVVWLALQPKEKLASGAFYFDRAEAPKHLKFAGTAASHAQMNSIVHSIRSICGFSVKG
- the LOC136528726 gene encoding uncharacterized protein isoform X1; translated protein: MFIQKAWRTAAFGLYGFTQFTKSGFLEHAKKFREEDMQIRLDGKNCLVTGANSGIGFATAEGLASHGATVYMLCRNKERGEAALNQIRSKTGNANIHLEICDLSSINEVKSFATKFTSMDKPLHVLVNNAGLLEHKRETTAEGLELNFAVNVAATYTLTELVMPLLEKAAPDARVITVASGGMYTEPLNKDLQFTEGTFDGTQQYARNKRVQVALTEWWAEKYGDKGVGFYSMHPGWADTPGVAKSLPGLSEKLSGNLRTNDEGADTVVWLALQPKEKLASGAFYFDRAEAPKHLKFAGTAASHAQMNSIVHSIRSICGFSVKG